Proteins encoded by one window of Candidatus Nitrosocosmicus hydrocola:
- a CDS encoding type II CAAX prenyl endopeptidase Rce1 family protein, which yields MSITHSLNRIIERTKVAIILFMVIVTGISFGIGLYLVFFTNLGGETNWTENVPLDFLLLNIFGFQTIYFNLGLTFLLFWFVYLICYVHCFLKPISLNKLPFLRAKSGPDPHNAHINQKKGIGTPVNYLMITLSWFSAYFVLSISIDVIQQIFGVNLGNPLTDNAILSFFYLSAAPLNEEIFFRIILMGVPLFLIFVPLGKGKLLSTLNHPYPNIQKYKGKYTIVGIFIIIILSSIVFGLSHVIFGGGYEIGKISQAALGGLIIGWIYYRYGLSSAITFHWISNYVFFAYSILGFYLFQTPWNTESDNLLLGIVSIGFIIIGLLFLYQVGCRILKKYVIK from the coding sequence TTGTCAATTACACACTCTTTAAATAGAATAATTGAAAGAACTAAAGTTGCCATAATTCTATTTATGGTTATTGTAACTGGAATTTCATTTGGGATAGGACTGTATCTAGTTTTCTTTACAAATTTAGGAGGTGAAACAAATTGGACCGAAAATGTACCTCTTGATTTCTTGTTGCTTAACATTTTTGGTTTCCAAACTATTTACTTTAATTTGGGACTTACATTCCTACTCTTCTGGTTTGTTTATTTGATTTGTTATGTTCATTGCTTTCTCAAACCCATTTCACTAAACAAGTTACCTTTTTTGAGAGCAAAATCAGGTCCAGATCCTCATAATGCTCATATTAATCAAAAGAAAGGAATAGGTACACCCGTCAATTATTTAATGATAACACTATCTTGGTTTTCCGCCTACTTTGTCCTATCAATATCGATTGATGTAATTCAACAAATATTCGGAGTAAACTTGGGAAATCCATTGACCGATAACGCCATACTTTCCTTTTTTTACCTATCGGCAGCACCACTGAATGAAGAAATTTTTTTTAGAATCATATTGATGGGAGTACCTTTGTTTCTGATCTTTGTCCCTCTAGGTAAGGGAAAACTTTTGTCTACTTTGAATCATCCGTACCCCAATATTCAAAAATACAAAGGAAAGTACACAATTGTTGGTATTTTTATTATTATAATTCTGAGTTCAATTGTTTTTGGACTATCACATGTAATCTTTGGTGGAGGTTATGAGATAGGAAAAATAAGTCAAGCAGCATTAGGTGGACTAATTATAGGCTGGATATACTACAGATATGGATTATCGTCTGCTATTACTTTTCACTGGATCTCTAACTACGTATTTTTTGCATATAGTATTCTTGGATTTTATCTGTTTCAGACTCCATGGAATACCGAATCTGACAACCTATTACTCGGAATAGTATCGATAGGTTTTATTATTATAGGATTACTGTTTTTGTATCAGGTAGGTTGTAGAATATTAAAAAAATATGTGATTAAATAA
- a CDS encoding NOP5/NOP56 family protein, with amino-acid sequence MADNEYRFLILELGIAILNHENELLHFRKFHDPLQSHLQLKQNDFSEVAESLEFFKSKPDVLVTNYPSMIDFLRQSSEAVEKISSDDERRVQIYKKKIYSSIKNLEADNVELDERTIKNNLRDFSLKWSSLRIQEASAQLDLHVSQSVNALDEIDKIINTIGTRMREWYGLHFPELDNLLQNIVTYASIVSKFGDRSEITKDFLLTLEIPDNKIEIIIETAHRSKGGKITAENLSILQSLATQVISLSKIRKTLEEHIEASMDEISPNVKELLTATVGARLIAKAGSLKRLASLSSSTIQILGAEKALFRTLKTGANPPKHGLLFQHPVIHSAPKWQRGKLARAISAKAAIAARVDLYGRNTVTNSALSTKLNERITEIQEKYKEPSEPQKKRNYEQPQGFRRGDRNRYNRNKGRNYERHRDGDKDRDGDFKFKKNKFKKKFHKSNKK; translated from the coding sequence ATGGCAGACAATGAATATAGATTTTTGATTCTTGAATTAGGCATTGCCATACTTAATCATGAGAACGAATTGTTACATTTTAGAAAATTTCATGATCCATTACAATCTCACTTACAATTAAAGCAGAATGATTTCAGTGAAGTTGCGGAGAGTTTAGAATTTTTCAAATCCAAACCTGATGTACTTGTTACAAATTACCCCTCAATGATTGATTTTCTTAGACAGAGTAGTGAGGCAGTTGAAAAGATTTCGTCAGATGACGAAAGACGAGTTCAGATCTACAAGAAAAAAATATATTCTAGTATCAAAAATCTTGAGGCCGACAATGTCGAACTTGATGAAAGAACTATAAAAAATAATTTAAGAGATTTTTCTTTAAAGTGGTCTTCTTTAAGAATACAGGAAGCTTCTGCGCAGCTTGACTTGCATGTTAGTCAGTCTGTCAACGCATTAGATGAAATTGATAAAATTATTAATACAATTGGGACCCGAATGAGAGAATGGTATGGTTTGCATTTCCCTGAACTCGACAATTTGTTACAAAATATAGTAACATATGCAAGTATAGTTTCAAAGTTCGGGGATCGAAGTGAAATTACAAAAGATTTTCTTTTAACCTTAGAAATTCCAGATAACAAAATCGAAATCATTATTGAAACTGCACATAGAAGTAAAGGTGGAAAAATTACAGCAGAAAATTTGTCTATATTACAAAGTCTTGCAACTCAGGTGATTTCTCTGAGTAAGATCCGAAAAACGTTGGAAGAACATATTGAAGCCTCCATGGATGAGATATCCCCGAATGTAAAGGAATTACTTACTGCAACGGTAGGCGCTAGGTTAATAGCCAAGGCAGGTAGTTTAAAAAGATTAGCTTCTCTTTCCTCCAGTACTATCCAGATACTAGGTGCTGAAAAGGCTTTATTTAGGACACTAAAGACAGGTGCCAATCCCCCCAAACACGGATTGTTATTTCAGCATCCTGTCATTCATTCTGCACCAAAATGGCAAAGGGGTAAATTAGCAAGGGCTATTTCAGCTAAAGCTGCAATTGCGGCAAGAGTCGATTTGTATGGACGTAATACGGTGACAAACAGTGCCTTGTCAACGAAATTAAATGAACGAATTACTGAAATTCAAGAAAAATACAAGGAGCCATCCGAACCTCAAAAGAAAAGAAATTACGAACAACCTCAAGGCTTCAGAAGAGGAGATCGCAATAGATACAATAGGAATAAAGGAAGGAATTATGAAAGACATAGAGATGGAGATAAAGACAGGGATGGAGATTTTAAATTTAAGAAGAACAAGTTCAAAAAAAAATTCCACAAGTCTAACAAAAAGTAA
- a CDS encoding transcription initiation factor IIB, whose protein sequence is MFGDRCPRCGKGPMVTDNSTGEMFCGNCGFVVTERIEETGPEWRAFSKEEHEDRSRAGVPTSLAMHDMGLATIIGPVDKDASGKPLSASMKSTIERLRTWDSRSQVHEPVDRNFRQAFSELDRLKDKLAVGDAVIEKAAYVYRKALEKGLVRGRSISALVAAALYAACRDTETPRTLKDVANASNIKKKDVARCYRLLIRELDLKMPVVDPVKCVARIASKAGLTEKTKRKALEILKKAEEGKISAGKDPMGLAAAALYVACVMNGENKTQKDVAEAAGVTEVTIRNRYKGLKTHLKL, encoded by the coding sequence ATGTTTGGGGATCGATGTCCACGATGCGGCAAAGGTCCTATGGTTACAGATAATTCTACAGGAGAAATGTTCTGCGGTAATTGTGGCTTTGTGGTGACAGAGAGGATAGAGGAAACTGGACCCGAATGGCGAGCTTTTTCAAAGGAAGAACATGAAGATCGTAGCAGAGCAGGAGTTCCTACGTCATTAGCAATGCACGACATGGGGTTAGCTACAATAATTGGACCAGTTGACAAAGATGCTTCAGGTAAACCGTTATCGGCGTCTATGAAAAGTACTATAGAAAGATTAAGAACTTGGGATAGCAGAAGTCAAGTTCACGAACCTGTAGACAGAAACTTTAGACAAGCATTTAGCGAGCTTGATCGATTAAAAGACAAACTGGCAGTGGGTGACGCAGTCATTGAGAAGGCAGCTTATGTTTATAGAAAAGCACTTGAAAAGGGTCTAGTCAGAGGCAGATCGATTTCTGCTCTTGTTGCAGCTGCTCTATATGCTGCATGCAGGGACACAGAGACACCCAGAACTTTGAAGGATGTAGCCAATGCGAGTAACATAAAGAAGAAAGATGTAGCTAGATGTTATAGACTATTGATAAGAGAACTGGATCTTAAGATGCCGGTGGTAGATCCCGTAAAGTGTGTTGCCAGAATTGCTAGCAAGGCAGGTCTAACAGAGAAAACCAAGAGAAAGGCCTTGGAAATACTAAAAAAGGCTGAAGAGGGTAAGATTTCAGCTGGGAAAGATCCTATGGGGTTAGCAGCGGCAGCTTTGTATGTAGCATGTGTTATGAACGGCGAAAACAAAACTCAAAAGGATGTTGCTGAAGCGGCAGGTGTTACAGAAGTTACCATAAGAAATAGATATAAAGGCCTAAAAACTCATCTAAAACTCTAA
- the yciH gene encoding stress response translation initiation inhibitor YciH, translating to MAVICKKCGLPDDLCACGELDKEDTRIVVRLETRRFSKTTTMIEGLDPKINDIHTMVKELKSRLACGGTAKDGFILLQGDHRDIVKNYLVIKGFNESSIEVM from the coding sequence ATGGCTGTAATATGCAAAAAATGTGGCCTACCTGATGATTTGTGTGCATGCGGAGAGTTAGATAAAGAAGATACTCGAATTGTTGTTAGATTGGAAACTCGACGATTTTCAAAAACAACTACTATGATTGAGGGATTAGATCCAAAGATAAATGATATTCACACGATGGTAAAGGAATTAAAAAGCAGACTGGCCTGTGGCGGAACAGCTAAAGATGGTTTCATCCTCTTGCAAGGAGATCATCGTGACATTGTAAAAAATTATCTTGTAATTAAGGGATTTAATGAATCTTCGATTGAAGTAATGTAA
- a CDS encoding fibrillarin-like rRNA/tRNA 2'-O-methyltransferase yields the protein MNHLSVYRKFDNGSFVMLIDNTKERYLATQNLDLQKSVYGEKIIEIEDLEYRIWEPFRSKLAAAILRNLEENPIKESSSVLYLGASTGTTVSHVSDIVGNKGVIFAVEPSARVAREFLENVASRRKNIIPILMDARNYLQYYSYYGLVDVVYSDIAQPDQTDIAINNCKSYLKGGGHLVIIIKTRSIDVLMDPKVVTKNEARKLEKNNFEILQVVDLEPFDKDHSLIHAKYLG from the coding sequence ATGAATCATCTGTCTGTTTATAGAAAATTTGATAATGGTTCATTTGTCATGCTAATTGATAATACAAAAGAGCGCTATTTGGCGACCCAAAATTTGGATTTACAAAAGAGCGTTTACGGTGAGAAGATTATCGAAATAGAAGATCTTGAATATAGGATTTGGGAACCGTTTAGAAGCAAATTGGCCGCCGCGATTTTAAGAAACTTGGAAGAAAATCCTATTAAGGAGTCATCATCTGTTCTTTATTTAGGTGCTTCAACTGGTACTACGGTCAGTCATGTATCTGATATAGTTGGAAATAAGGGGGTAATCTTTGCAGTAGAGCCTTCGGCCAGGGTCGCACGAGAGTTTCTCGAAAATGTGGCCTCAAGAAGAAAGAACATTATACCGATCCTGATGGATGCAAGAAACTATCTACAATATTATTCTTATTATGGATTAGTAGATGTAGTTTATTCGGATATTGCACAACCTGATCAAACTGATATTGCGATCAATAATTGTAAAAGCTATCTAAAAGGAGGTGGCCATCTTGTTATCATTATTAAGACTCGAAGCATTGATGTTTTAATGGACCCCAAAGTTGTTACAAAAAACGAAGCAAGAAAATTAGAAAAGAACAATTTTGAGATACTACAAGTAGTTGATTTGGAACCATTTGATAAGGATCATTCGTTAATCCATGCCAAATATCTGGGCTAA
- the rnhB gene encoding ribonuclease HII, producing the protein MILGGIDEAGRGSVMGPLVIAGISLDCEGISYLQDEGVVDSKKITPSKRERLYPKIISCAKSVYICRIEPKTIDFYVNQNKLNILESKFMTIISDNLNADKIIIDACDVNLVRFKNNIVQNLINNSVKIYCFHKADSDNLIVSAASIVAKVTRDRQIEKIEKKLNEQIGSGYPSDPITKIFIKNNIKNTLIKEYVRFSWNPVKCILAELTQTKIL; encoded by the coding sequence TTGATTTTAGGCGGAATCGATGAAGCGGGTCGAGGATCAGTTATGGGGCCCTTGGTCATCGCGGGCATATCTCTTGATTGCGAGGGTATTAGTTATTTACAAGATGAGGGAGTGGTGGATTCGAAAAAAATTACCCCTTCTAAGAGAGAACGTCTTTATCCAAAGATAATTTCATGTGCTAAATCAGTATACATATGTAGAATCGAACCTAAAACTATTGATTTTTATGTTAATCAGAATAAATTGAATATTTTAGAGTCAAAATTTATGACAATAATCTCAGATAACCTAAATGCTGACAAGATCATAATCGATGCTTGCGATGTCAATCTAGTTAGATTTAAGAATAACATCGTTCAGAATTTGATTAACAATTCGGTTAAGATTTACTGCTTTCATAAGGCAGATTCTGACAACCTAATAGTTTCAGCTGCCTCCATTGTAGCAAAAGTTACCAGAGACAGGCAAATTGAAAAGATTGAAAAAAAACTCAATGAACAAATTGGGTCAGGTTACCCATCTGATCCTATTACAAAAATTTTCATAAAGAATAATATAAAAAATACTTTGATCAAAGAATATGTTAGATTCTCATGGAATCCTGTAAAGTGTATATTAGCTGAACTGACTCAGACAAAAATTCTTTAA
- a CDS encoding ABC transporter permease — protein sequence MNYKALLILNRYKGGIVGVFLLLFLVTITIYTLLNIPSSERAEWNNPSYWINYPKNAAPFWTNYFMGIFDQKLPEHTIFTMNDAALKNYSEGTDYKIENRTFVYDYDFQTFPPAFSIPYSIQVGEIPPAVEISIKRPDGAAFVIYYNSLESTYTGIESQNRANETEEIQFNDEPLFENQNRTSKDDPTTNIASQRLFSSSREISESLSEYTNSFDFPIRGLPAEKIIFSDTKNNVPLQGKYEFIFSTYSFDDDTKVKDIQWIIEGKVHGLMGTDEFRRDISFGIMIGTPVAMFIGITVAITSTMIGLFYGLISGYKGGRTGGFMVIIIDIFLSVPTMVLFIILSLNYGKSLLFLIGLFILFGWPGLALINRTFSIQIKNYPYVEASKLMGESDFRIVLRHIVPQLIPFTMANFALSVPAAILGEAALSFLGFGDPSFPTWGQMLQDAHFSSAEILGYWWWIIPPGLMIAITSMAFILIGRSLESKAKLDKKR from the coding sequence ATGAATTACAAAGCACTCCTGATATTAAATAGGTACAAGGGAGGAATAGTAGGGGTATTTCTTTTATTGTTTCTGGTTACAATTACAATTTATACGCTTCTTAATATTCCATCTTCTGAACGAGCAGAGTGGAACAATCCTTCTTATTGGATTAATTATCCCAAAAACGCAGCCCCATTTTGGACTAATTATTTCATGGGGATATTTGATCAGAAATTACCAGAGCACACCATTTTCACCATGAATGATGCAGCTTTAAAAAATTACTCCGAGGGTACTGATTATAAAATTGAAAATAGAACCTTCGTTTATGATTACGATTTTCAAACTTTCCCTCCTGCTTTTAGTATACCATATTCTATTCAAGTAGGTGAGATCCCCCCCGCTGTTGAGATTTCTATAAAGAGACCAGATGGAGCAGCTTTTGTCATATATTACAATTCATTGGAATCAACGTATACCGGAATTGAAAGCCAGAACAGGGCTAACGAAACGGAGGAGATTCAATTCAATGACGAGCCGTTATTTGAGAATCAGAATAGGACAAGCAAAGATGATCCAACCACTAATATTGCATCACAGAGATTGTTTTCGTCATCTAGGGAAATTTCTGAATCACTTTCTGAATATACAAATTCATTTGATTTTCCAATACGTGGTTTACCTGCAGAAAAAATAATCTTTTCAGATACTAAAAATAACGTTCCACTACAGGGAAAATATGAATTCATTTTCTCTACATATTCATTTGACGACGATACTAAAGTAAAGGATATACAATGGATTATTGAGGGTAAGGTCCATGGGTTAATGGGAACAGATGAATTTAGGCGAGATATTTCATTTGGAATCATGATTGGTACCCCAGTTGCGATGTTTATAGGAATAACGGTTGCAATAACTTCTACTATGATTGGACTATTTTATGGCTTGATTAGTGGATATAAAGGTGGAAGGACTGGGGGGTTTATGGTGATAATTATTGACATATTTCTTTCGGTTCCGACTATGGTTCTTTTCATTATTTTGTCTTTGAATTATGGAAAGAGTCTTCTGTTCTTAATTGGACTTTTTATTTTATTCGGATGGCCTGGCCTAGCTTTAATTAATAGAACTTTTAGCATTCAAATAAAGAACTATCCATATGTTGAAGCATCTAAATTGATGGGAGAATCTGACTTTAGAATTGTCCTAAGGCATATTGTACCTCAATTAATTCCCTTTACAATGGCCAATTTTGCTCTGTCAGTTCCGGCCGCTATATTGGGTGAAGCGGCCTTGAGTTTCTTGGGCTTTGGTGATCCGTCATTTCCTACTTGGGGTCAAATGCTTCAAGATGCGCATTTTTCTTCCGCTGAAATCCTTGGATATTGGTGGTGGATAATCCCACCTGGTTTAATGATCGCTATTACTAGTATGGCCTTTATTTTAATAGGAAGATCGTTAGAATCCAAGGCAAAATTAGATAAGAAGAGATGA
- a CDS encoding ABC transporter substrate-binding protein, with protein sequence MKNILVIVSFLLIIGILFVSFSSKSAFSVENKSGGYADQIKFIRFSNENVAYQQVSNGQLDAYFFQIPLQLVEIAKKNPNLKVFEKEGLSYGLLINPSNSSNSFNPFSLKEVRFALNFLIDRNFIVNNILKGFGEPIVEPYGSASPEYHNILPIIDPLKIRYDASFAQNMINDAMTKVGATQDTNGKYSIGGKPVTVKILIRNDDLLRKSFGDYVAAEVAKIGFTVTKEYGDLTKANRIVYGSDPANLEWNMYTESLISNSFLRYNPGTVTQMYAPWFGSMPGSQNPAFWQYTNSTIDNTTQKLIFNNFTSEGERNELLQKAEAVGIEEAVRLFFARSYDPYISSSHINGLINDYSVGIANKLSLLNALKNNTDNSTLNIGMIQIYQGAWNNVNGCSDFYCRIIYSLIADSPIFSNPYSGDPEPLRNTWSNVISNGYNDTVPVSEKSILWDPYNQSWENSGSLNNSALTKVTIAPSYSKWHSGVPIDKYDLLYSYYFPYEWSTDTKNDDLTYDAEYASLVFPTLSLIKGIEFHDNGTFDTYVDLWHYDKKQVPPYGTLWPSEPWDITAATERLVTGNKLSYSKSDANIKGIDQLSLNLPIQSELIRGELAKMVNEKYIPNSLKGLVSLDYVLDRYDASIQWIDEHHNAVIGSGPYFLDEFNPSGGVVTIKAFRDPTYPIKTGQFSYFESPPELIVQKIDVPKFIRIGQQFDFAIELSIKNSSNEYNPFRGMIDYFVTDRNNEQVITGELHVNDSKSHNSLLNNTVVKQNATNPINIHLNSTQTSELIPGPSKLKLIITTLDSPKPTIHESTLIARP encoded by the coding sequence ATGAAAAATATACTGGTTATCGTTTCTTTTCTTTTGATTATTGGAATATTGTTTGTATCATTTTCTAGTAAAAGTGCTTTTTCTGTAGAAAATAAGTCGGGTGGATATGCGGACCAAATAAAGTTTATTAGATTCTCAAATGAAAACGTAGCATATCAACAGGTTAGTAATGGCCAATTAGACGCTTATTTTTTTCAAATCCCATTGCAATTAGTCGAAATCGCCAAGAAAAATCCTAATCTAAAAGTGTTCGAAAAAGAGGGCCTCTCTTATGGTTTATTAATAAATCCTTCTAATTCTTCAAATTCATTCAATCCGTTTTCCCTCAAAGAAGTTAGATTTGCATTGAATTTTTTGATTGATAGAAATTTTATAGTGAATAATATATTGAAAGGGTTTGGCGAACCTATTGTAGAACCTTATGGGTCCGCTTCCCCTGAGTATCATAATATACTTCCAATTATAGACCCATTGAAAATAAGATATGATGCCTCATTTGCACAAAATATGATAAACGATGCTATGACCAAAGTAGGAGCTACCCAAGATACGAACGGTAAGTATAGTATTGGAGGAAAACCAGTAACCGTTAAGATCTTGATTCGAAACGATGATCTCCTGAGAAAATCATTTGGAGATTATGTGGCTGCAGAAGTTGCCAAGATAGGATTTACGGTAACAAAGGAATATGGTGACTTGACAAAGGCTAATAGAATTGTATATGGTTCGGATCCTGCAAATTTGGAATGGAATATGTATACTGAGTCACTTATATCAAATTCTTTTCTAAGATACAATCCAGGTACTGTAACACAAATGTATGCACCCTGGTTTGGAAGTATGCCTGGTTCTCAAAACCCAGCGTTTTGGCAATATACTAATTCCACTATAGATAATACGACTCAAAAATTGATATTCAATAATTTTACATCAGAGGGCGAACGAAATGAGCTCTTACAAAAAGCCGAGGCAGTTGGAATTGAAGAAGCAGTAAGGTTATTCTTTGCCAGATCTTACGATCCGTATATTTCCTCTTCACATATTAATGGGTTAATTAATGACTATTCCGTAGGAATCGCTAATAAACTCTCTTTACTGAACGCTTTGAAAAATAATACTGATAATTCGACTTTGAATATCGGTATGATACAAATTTACCAAGGTGCATGGAATAATGTAAATGGTTGCTCAGACTTTTATTGTCGAATTATCTATTCGCTAATAGCTGATTCTCCAATATTTTCAAACCCTTACTCCGGTGACCCAGAACCATTGAGAAATACATGGAGTAACGTAATTTCAAATGGTTACAACGACACCGTACCAGTTTCTGAAAAATCCATTCTTTGGGATCCCTATAACCAAAGTTGGGAAAACAGTGGAAGTCTCAATAATAGTGCTCTTACAAAAGTAACGATTGCTCCATCATATTCAAAATGGCATAGCGGAGTACCAATAGATAAATATGACCTTTTGTACTCTTATTATTTCCCTTATGAATGGTCTACAGACACCAAGAATGACGACTTGACCTATGACGCAGAGTATGCTAGTTTGGTATTTCCGACTCTATCATTGATAAAGGGGATCGAGTTTCATGATAATGGCACATTCGATACGTATGTAGACCTGTGGCATTATGATAAAAAACAAGTCCCTCCTTATGGTACCCTTTGGCCTTCAGAACCATGGGATATAACGGCAGCTACAGAACGCTTGGTAACGGGAAATAAATTGTCATACTCCAAAAGTGATGCCAACATTAAAGGAATTGATCAATTATCCTTGAACTTGCCAATCCAGTCAGAGTTGATACGAGGAGAACTAGCTAAAATGGTAAATGAAAAATATATTCCTAATTCTCTAAAAGGATTGGTATCATTAGACTATGTTCTTGATCGTTACGACGCTTCCATTCAGTGGATAGATGAACATCACAATGCTGTAATTGGTAGTGGACCGTATTTCTTAGATGAGTTTAATCCATCTGGTGGCGTAGTTACGATAAAGGCATTTCGAGATCCCACATATCCAATCAAAACTGGTCAATTTTCATATTTTGAAAGTCCTCCAGAGTTAATAGTTCAAAAAATTGATGTACCTAAATTCATAAGGATAGGCCAGCAATTTGATTTTGCCATTGAACTGAGTATCAAAAATTCTTCCAATGAATATAATCCTTTTAGAGGAATGATTGACTATTTTGTGACTGATAGGAACAACGAACAGGTTATTACTGGTGAACTACATGTAAATGATAGCAAAAGTCATAATTCCTTATTAAACAACACAGTTGTTAAGCAGAATGCGACCAACCCAATAAATATTCATCTCAATTCCACCCAAACCTCTGAACTCATACCCGGACCTTCAAAACTAAAACTCATTATTACAACGCTAGACTCTCCCAAACCAACCATTCATGAAAGTACATTGATTGCTAGACCATGA
- a CDS encoding ABC transporter permease produces MVDNIRLQVVSTLSSSLSENQRLNQFDNIEQRQEFIDQQINIQIKSLGLDEPWYSPKKIMNTLFQILTLNLGNSRFFTTHEGSSSVNDLIIEKLPYTILLFTTSSLAVVGLGIVIGSYLARKEGKITDKFIAGLASLSLSVPPWWFSMIMIVLFSFFLQIFPARSTPVVPPDSPGYLASLLYHMTLPFITIVLIGFASSIYYVKYIILRVIEEDYIKTLGVIGIPPRKILLKHALKNASPQLTTILGIGIISTLGGSILIEEIFDWPGMGNLFYNAIIQNDSPLIIGLVYFFTLLYLATRLVLDLTLSMFDPRIRTEDN; encoded by the coding sequence ATGGTAGATAATATACGCCTACAGGTAGTTAGCACTCTTTCTAGTTCTCTCTCTGAAAACCAGAGATTAAATCAATTCGATAACATAGAACAGCGACAGGAATTCATTGACCAGCAAATTAATATCCAAATAAAGAGCTTGGGATTAGATGAGCCTTGGTATTCTCCCAAAAAAATTATGAATACTTTATTTCAAATACTTACCCTTAATCTTGGAAATTCTAGGTTTTTTACTACCCACGAAGGTTCAAGCAGCGTTAATGATTTGATTATAGAAAAGCTTCCTTATACGATTTTATTGTTTACTACCTCATCTTTGGCTGTAGTTGGATTAGGAATAGTAATAGGCTCCTATCTGGCAAGGAAAGAGGGCAAAATTACTGATAAATTCATCGCTGGTCTTGCATCATTAAGTCTTAGCGTCCCTCCTTGGTGGTTTTCGATGATCATGATAGTCTTGTTCTCCTTTTTTCTTCAAATTTTTCCGGCAAGGTCAACTCCGGTTGTTCCTCCTGATTCGCCAGGATATTTAGCATCCCTCTTGTACCATATGACTCTACCTTTCATAACGATAGTATTAATCGGATTCGCCTCTTCAATTTATTATGTAAAATACATCATACTTCGTGTAATAGAAGAGGATTACATAAAAACACTAGGGGTAATAGGGATCCCACCAAGAAAAATATTATTGAAACATGCCTTGAAAAATGCAAGCCCTCAGCTAACAACCATATTAGGTATAGGTATTATTTCAACACTTGGAGGTTCTATACTGATAGAGGAAATTTTTGATTGGCCTGGAATGGGAAATCTATTTTACAATGCGATAATTCAAAATGACTCGCCATTAATAATTGGATTGGTTTATTTTTTTACATTATTATACTTGGCGACACGTCTAGTGCTGGATCTTACCCTTTCTATGTTTGATCCTAGGATAAGGACCGAAGATAATTAG
- a CDS encoding Mov34/MPN/PAD-1 family protein has translation MDFSFLKRNKDNRKSDSKKNKKIVTITNNVVNGIISYSKMHHPYEGILILEGERRKTEILINNLVIPPFSVHGPFYSGFPINELPFDLKYIGTAHSHPSGSSQPSLEDLNHFYGLISIIISHPYEEQNIHAYDSHGREIELVKKS, from the coding sequence ATGGATTTTAGCTTTTTAAAAAGAAATAAGGACAACAGAAAGTCCGATTCTAAAAAAAATAAAAAAATAGTAACAATAACAAACAATGTTGTTAACGGAATAATTTCGTATTCTAAAATGCATCATCCATATGAAGGGATATTAATACTAGAAGGTGAAAGAAGAAAAACTGAAATTTTAATCAATAATCTAGTCATTCCTCCCTTCTCTGTCCATGGTCCATTTTACTCAGGATTCCCAATTAACGAACTTCCCTTTGATTTGAAGTATATAGGAACTGCACATTCTCATCCTAGTGGTTCCAGCCAGCCATCACTTGAAGACCTAAACCATTTTTACGGTCTGATATCTATCATTATTTCACACCCTTACGAAGAACAAAATATTCATGCATACGATAGCCATGGCAGAGAAATCGAACTAGTTAAGAAATCTTGA